Proteins encoded within one genomic window of Pigmentiphaga sp. H8:
- a CDS encoding tripartite tricarboxylate transporter substrate binding protein gives MRHFPSSARAACLAALVSLISAGPAVAASYPDKPVRVVVGFSAGGTTDVAARIIAKELGDDLGQSFVVENKPGAGSNIGAELVARAKPDGYTLYMVAVTSTINQTLYKNLSFDIVKDFAPIALVIKVPNILVVNPSLPVKNVKELVAYVKAHPDKLSYASSGSGTSIHMAGELFKLRAGVDIPHIPYKGSAPALTDLIGNQVQLMFDNMPSAWPHVQAGKLRALAVTTAERSATAPDLPTMMESGYDKFDVSSWFGLIAPKGTPPDVIAKVNASVQKALAKPDVQQRFKDLGAVTAKTTPEQFGAFIKDEVDTWATVVKASGAKVE, from the coding sequence ATGAGGCATTTCCCGTCATCGGCCCGGGCGGCCTGCCTGGCCGCCCTGGTTTCCCTGATATCCGCCGGCCCCGCCGTCGCGGCCTCGTATCCGGACAAGCCGGTACGCGTGGTGGTCGGTTTCTCGGCCGGCGGCACCACCGACGTCGCCGCCCGCATCATCGCCAAGGAACTGGGCGACGACCTGGGCCAGAGCTTCGTGGTCGAGAACAAGCCCGGGGCCGGCAGCAACATCGGCGCCGAACTGGTCGCCCGCGCCAAGCCCGACGGCTACACGCTGTACATGGTGGCCGTCACCAGCACCATCAACCAGACCCTGTACAAGAACCTGAGTTTCGACATCGTCAAGGATTTCGCGCCCATCGCGCTGGTCATCAAGGTGCCCAACATCCTGGTCGTCAATCCGTCGCTGCCGGTCAAGAACGTCAAGGAACTGGTGGCCTACGTCAAGGCGCATCCGGACAAGCTCTCGTACGCATCGTCGGGCAGCGGCACGTCCATCCACATGGCGGGCGAGCTGTTCAAGCTGCGGGCCGGCGTGGACATTCCCCACATCCCCTACAAGGGCAGCGCTCCCGCCCTGACCGACCTGATCGGCAACCAGGTGCAACTGATGTTCGACAACATGCCCTCGGCCTGGCCCCACGTGCAGGCCGGCAAGCTGCGCGCGCTGGCGGTCACCACCGCCGAACGCTCGGCCACCGCGCCCGATCTGCCCACCATGATGGAGTCGGGCTATGACAAGTTCGACGTGTCGTCGTGGTTCGGGCTGATCGCGCCCAAGGGCACGCCGCCCGACGTCATCGCCAAGGTCAACGCATCCGTGCAGAAGGCGCTGGCCAAGCCGGACGTGCAGCAGCGTTTCAAGGACCTGGGCGCCGTCACGGCCAAGACCACGCCGGAGCAGTTCGGTGCGTTCATCAAGGACGAAGTCGACACCTGGGCAACGGTGGTCAAGGCCTCGGGCGCGAAGGTGGAGTAG
- a CDS encoding diacylglycerol kinase, with the protein MTDQQHSPYKSTGGLQRVFRAWRYSLQGLGAALKYEAAFRQEVALVVILVPAAVWLGRDTTEVLLLLFSMLLVLVVELLNSAVEALADALSVETHPLLGRAKDLGSAAVMLSLLFSAGLWIHVLAGRLLA; encoded by the coding sequence ATGACCGATCAACAGCATTCTCCCTACAAGAGCACCGGCGGCCTCCAGCGGGTCTTCCGCGCCTGGCGCTATTCGCTGCAGGGCCTGGGCGCCGCGCTCAAATACGAGGCCGCGTTCCGCCAGGAGGTCGCGCTGGTCGTCATCCTGGTGCCGGCGGCGGTCTGGCTGGGCCGCGACACCACCGAAGTCCTGCTGTTGCTGTTCAGCATGCTGCTGGTGCTGGTGGTGGAATTGCTCAATTCCGCGGTGGAGGCGCTGGCCGACGCCCTGTCGGTGGAAACCCACCCGCTGCTGGGGCGCGCCAAGGACCTGGGCAGCGCGGCCGTGATGCTGTCCCTGCTGTTCTCGGCCGGGCTCTGGATACACGTGCTGGCGGGCCGGCTGCTGGCCTGA